Sequence from the Thermocoleostomius sinensis A174 genome:
CTCCCAGCCTGAATCATTGGTTTGGTACCGATGGTTTAGGGCGAGATATTCTCACGCTTGTGTGGCACGGCATTCGTATTTCTCTGCTGGTTAGCCTTGTTTCAGTGAGTTTGGGGCTACTTATTGGCACGTTATTAGGATTAGTAGCAGGCTATTTTCGGGGTTGGCTGGAAACAGGTATCGGCTGGCTGACCGACATTCTACTGTCGTTCCCCTCCATTTTGCTTGCCATTGCTATTGCCTCGATCGAAATTAGACGCCTGCTACCTCCGTTTGTGACATCCATTGTGAACCCTGATTTGCTTAATGTCATGATTGCGGTCGGCGTTGTACAAATTCCTATCTTCATTCGCCTAACCCGCAGTATGGTGCTGTCGTTGCGAGAACAAGCATTTGTGCAAACGGTGCGAGCGTTTGGGGCCCGATCGGGACGTATTATCTTTCGCCACATTTTGCCCGCCAGCTTGGCTCCATTGGTGGTGCAAGCCACCTTGTCGATTGGGACGGCCACCCTAGAAGCCGCCGGACTTGGATTTCTTGGACTGGGAGCCAAACCTCCTACCCCAGAACTGGGCACAATGCTATCTGACTCATTCACCAACGGCTATGCCCTTTCCCGTCCTTGGACAGTGCTAATGCCCGGACTAACGATCACCCTGATTGTATTAGCCTTTAATTTGCTGGGGGACGGCTTACGCGATAGCTTAGACCCGCGAGCAAATCGATAGGGTTTTGATGGGCAAGATTATCTGAATCGAGGTTGATCAAAACTGCTTGATCAAGACTGAATCGAGACAGCTTACACTTGGGAGCGATCGGTCAAAATTTCACACCCCTCTTCCGTCACCAAAACCGTGTGTTCAAATTGAGCCGAGAGGGATCGATCAACGGTCACTACTGTCCAGCGATCGGATAGAGTGCGGGTGTGGCGAGAACCCGCATTGAGAATGGGTTCAATGGCTAGTGTCATTCCCGATCGCAGCTTGGCATTAGGCAGATCGTAGGTGCGAATATTGAAAACCGACGGTTCTTCGTGCAGGTTGCGCCCCACACCATGCCCAGTAAATTCCTCCACAATTTTGAAGCCATGCGCTTCAGCATAGTCTTGAATGGCGCCAGCAATGTCCATGAGATATTTGCCAGCCTTAACTTGCTCAATGCCTTTATAAAGCGTTTCTTCAGCCACTCGAATCAGTCGAGCCGCTTCAGGTTTGACCTCGCCTACTGCGATCGTAATGCAAGAATCGCCATGAAAGCCTTGATAGTAAGCGCCTGTGTCTACCTTCAGCACATCTCCTTGATGAATTGTTTTCTTGGTGCTGGGAATGCCGTGCACAACTTCATCGTTAATGCACGAACAGATGGAACCGGGAAAACCATGATACCCTTTAAAACTTGGCATTGCACCCATTTCACGGATACGCTTTTCCGCATAGGCATCGAGGTCGGCTGTTGTCATGCCGGGCTGCACCAACGCAGAAATCTCTTTAAGAACCGTCGCCACAATGCGGCTAGCTTGCCGCATAATTTCAATTTCCTGGGGCGATTTGGTTTCAATGCCGCGCCGATTACGTTTGATGCGAGGGGCCGGATTGGGCTTAGGAATCAGGTTAGAGAGAATATTCATGCGTAGGTGAGTTGAAAAGAATCAATCGGAACAAGCAACTTCAAGTAGAGTTTGCTCTTTAGCATTCGCTTTATTTATCTTAAATCGTGGTTTCAGTGTCTGGGAGATGGCGCAAAAAGAGCCGCAGAAAGAACTGCAAAAAATATCAGCGGGCCTAGCGTCGGAGTAGCTATTGAATCGTCAGTTCACCTATCATGCCCGCTTCGGCGTGGCCAGCGATCGAGCAGTGTAGCTCGTAGGTTCCGGGTTTCAGCGGAATAAACACCCACTCTGCGGTGGCTCCGGGCTTTAGCTCCAATTCGTGGATAGCCCCTTTGACTTCGACGTTGCCCGCTTCGACTTTCTGAGACCAGATGCTATCAGCAAAGTCCTTGGCGGTAAAGTAGTGTTTTTGAGGACTGGGATTAGACAGCCTCAGCTCATAGCGCTGCCCTGCTTCAAAACTGAGATGATCTGGCACAAACACCAATTCTCCCGTTTCGTTGCCCAACGACACTTGAACAGCGGTGGCGGGTTGCTGACTTGGCGCAGGGGCAGAGAAAGCGTTTTCGGTTGCGCTCAACCAAACGATTCCATAGGACAGCAGACCAATCACCAGGCTGAGCATCCGAAACCAGACTCGATTGCCACTAGAACTGTACATTACCAACCTCCTACGGGCACGATCGGGTAGTTGCAGTCATAGTTGCAGTATAGAGTCAATTGACCCACTGCCAATTGCTTGCTTGACCCAAACCACCGATCGCTGTCACAAATCTTTGCTGTAAGTCATTACTGAGCCGGTCGCCGCTGTTGCACCATGCGATCGAGGGACTGCAAAATTGCTACGATAATGATCACACTGAACGCTGACACCACCCAAAATCCGTCTGTAAACCATTGGGGTTGATCCATAGCCCAGCCGCCAATGGTTGGGCCAATAAAGTACCCAACAGCCCAGCACAGCGAGTTAATCGAAAGATACACCCCCCGCATCGAGTCTGGAGCTAAACCAACCACTAGCGACGCCGCAGGCGGATTGTAGGCAGCCGTCGCCAGAGCCATCAAGGCCAAGGCTAAACCAGCCCAAACCACATGCCCGATGGAGGCTATCCCGGTCAACCACACCAGCCCAAAGCCAAGACCCCATGCTAAGGCTGAGAAACTGAGCGCTTGAGGATTGCGGAAGCGTTTGAGAAAGCGAGCGATCGGCAGTTGACAAAGCACCGTCAGCGTGATGTACCACGTGAACAAGGCGCTAAGCAGGGTGGGACTAAATCCAGCACCCGTAGATGGCAGCGAAATACGGTTGTTGAAATAGATGGGTAAAGCACTATTAATCAAGGCCAGATAGGTCGTGAATAAACTATTGACCAAGCTGAAGACCAATAGCGGGCGATCGCGTAGGGCCGTGATCCAACCGTGCAACATCGGTTGCGGAGTTTGACGTTTGTTGAGGGTTTCTTCAATAGCGCCATAAATGATGCCAAAGAAGACCAAGAACGAGATCCCGTCAATGACAAACAGAAGCCGGAATGCTCCGGTGGCTGCAATAATCCAACCGCCCCAAATCACTCCTAGTCCTAGCCCGATGCTGTCTGCCAATCGTGTCAAAGCATAGGCCTCATTGCGTTGATCGATCGTGGTGATATCTGCTACAACGGCCTCCGTAGCAGGCCAATATAGCCCGATGCCAAGCCCCATCAGCAAATTGCCAGCTAGAAACAAGGGAAAGTTGTTGCTAAGTGTCAGCAATACATCCGCGAGAGCCGAGATTGCCGCTGAGAACAGTAACACCTTGCGACGTCCCCAACTTGGCGCATCTGACAGCGATCCACCCAAAATGCGACCTACCACTCCAGAAATAGACTGACTGCCCAAGCCAATGCCCACGGCGGTAGCCGATAGCCCCACTTGATTGACAAATACAATCGCAGCATAAAATAGCACGAATCCCGTACCCACTTGCGATAGCAGCCGTCCGGCCATCAAAATCCAAATGCGGCGATCGAGGGTGGGCAAACTAGCAAACATTTTTTTGGCGAGCGATTTCATGTGTTAGACGGAGCAATGGCAGAAGGGAGATTGGTTGCCTGGTGAAAATCTTGTTGATTGACTGACAACTCTTTGTCCCCTCATCCCCCTACCTCTTCTTCCAAGCAAGTATGAGAGCAGGGGGGAAGGGCTTCAACGTCCTCTCCGGCTCTGGGAGCAGAATTCAGGTGAGGGTCATCGAGTGTTGTTAGTCAATCAGGACAATCTCGTCAAGCGTATCAGACTTTTGGTGATGCGAGAACCCAAATGTCCGATGAGGCGAATCGGGTGGCTGTATATCGGAAAACTTCTTTTTTTCTGAATTTTTGAGATGATTGTGTGTTAGGGCGTTGTTGATAACGCTTGTCAAATTTCACCTGGTGATAACGACTGGCATCATTCTGGACTTTCTCGATTTGGGCTTTCTCAATGCTTGAAGCAAACTAAAAGTAACGTTCCTTTCATACTTTGTTCAGCCAAGGACATCGTTAGAAGAATCTGTATGCGAGCTTAGGAACGGCGTTTGCGGACTGTTCGCCACATCATAAGCCGTATGAATGACTTTAACGACCTATGGATATTACCAGTCGTCTTATTAGGACTAGGAGTTTTTCTAATGTCGCACCGCAATGAACCTGCTGTGGACGAAAACCTTGAGATGAAATCCAACTCAGATCATACTCAAAGGCCTGATGGCGAACCAGCTACACAGAGTCTTGATCAAAAAGAGATGATTGACGAGTCGATCGAAGATTTGGAAAAAGAATCGTCAATAGAAACTTCAGTAAAAAAAGATGAACTATCTGATCATGAACTATCTGATCAATCATCCATTCAATATGGTGTTGAGGTGACTGATTCTTTGTCAGTGAGTGATGACGAAGTATCGATCGAGAAACTGAATGAATTAACAATTGATGAAATTCAGAATGAAACACTGAAAGAACTTCCTGATAATACAAACTCTATAGACTCTACAGAGTCTAATGATAGGCTATCTGAAGCAATTGAGACTGGCAACGAGCAATCGATCGATCGAGTAGCGACTGAAGCAGGTGAAACATTGTCGATGGAGCTAGAAGACGAAATACCAGAAATCCCAAAGGAAGAAATCAGCGAGCTAGGTTGTGCTTCCAACAGAGATTCCGGCGTTGAGATTGAGGCTGCGATGCCTAGTGTAGCCGATGTTCCAGCACAGCCGACTACCACTTCAAAATTACCGATAACTGAATCGACTGTACCATCGAGTACCTCAACCCTGCGAGTCAAGGTTCCACCGCTTGGCGATCGAACAACGTTTCAGGCAGCACGATTTCAGCAGGCGTTTACAGAAGCACTGTCTCAGCAGGGGCAAACGTTGACAACAGTGACGCCTCAAGTGGGCTACAGTATTCTAGCGAGCATGGTTCAAGAGCAATTGCGGTTGCTGAGTTCCCCGGATCGATCACAGGCAGAGCGCATAACAGTACAAGTGGCGATCGACATACCCCTGGATCAGTCGTTGGAAAGCTACTTACTGAATCTGGGGGTTTTGGAGTCTGTCCGTCAAGCATTCGATGAGCTTAATCTAAACCTGGATGCATTGTTGACTCTAAGAACTTCATCGCCACCACAGCTAAGCGATTGGCAAGCGCAATTTGTCACCGATGCGCTGGAAGCATTGACAACAGCACAGTTACCTGCGATCGGCTATTGCCTGCGGCAAGATAGCAATACTAATGTAACGCTGTGGGAGATTCAACGGCCAGAGCACCAGGTTACCGTTGCCTTCGGCGGTGATACACAGCTATACACTGGACGTGATGGACGGTTGCGCGTTCGTTGGACGCCCCAAGATACAATCACAGCTATTCCTTATGACGCGCTAATTTCTGGCTATGCAGCTAAGTGCACGACACCGCTACGCCGCTGGCAAATTAAGGCTTCAAGAACCACTCAAGCCAATTTAGAGCAGGTAGATTCTGGCGCGATCGAAGTACCGAAATCATTAGCAGTTGCATCATCAAATGAAGAAAAACGGTTGCAACAGCATTTTGTTTTGGTGGCTTGCGTTGTGGCAGATGTCATGCGGCTACACCAACAATCTGGCTTGCCCATTGACACGTTACCCAAACGAGTTGCTATTCATCTCAACGGTACAGCCACGGGACTAGCAATTGTGGAGTTGATGCGCTGGCTCATAGACGAGTTTGATTTAGAGTGGGCAGCCGCTTGGCGGCTCACTCAACAGACTTTTTCTGGTCGATTTCAGGATGACATAGAAGACGATCGGTGGTCAATTGCG
This genomic interval carries:
- a CDS encoding glycogen/starch/alpha-glucan phosphorylase; translated protein: MNDFNDLWILPVVLLGLGVFLMSHRNEPAVDENLEMKSNSDHTQRPDGEPATQSLDQKEMIDESIEDLEKESSIETSVKKDELSDHELSDQSSIQYGVEVTDSLSVSDDEVSIEKLNELTIDEIQNETLKELPDNTNSIDSTESNDRLSEAIETGNEQSIDRVATEAGETLSMELEDEIPEIPKEEISELGCASNRDSGVEIEAAMPSVADVPAQPTTTSKLPITESTVPSSTSTLRVKVPPLGDRTTFQAARFQQAFTEALSQQGQTLTTVTPQVGYSILASMVQEQLRLLSSPDRSQAERITVQVAIDIPLDQSLESYLLNLGVLESVRQAFDELNLNLDALLTLRTSSPPQLSDWQAQFVTDALEALTTAQLPAIGYCLRQDSNTNVTLWEIQRPEHQVTVAFGGDTQLYTGRDGRLRVRWTPQDTITAIPYDALISGYAAKCTTPLRRWQIKASRTTQANLEQVDSGAIEVPKSLAVASSNEEKRLQQHFVLVACVVADVMRLHQQSGLPIDTLPKRVAIHLNGTATGLAIVELMRWLIDEFDLEWAAAWRLTQQTFSGRFQDDIEDDRWSIAVLERLLPRHLEIIYEINRRFLDELNVNGVETIERIRQLSLIDEEGDRSLRVHQLIYLGCCSVYISTLSLKPLSASVHSLVEVSDSFSEWLKAKIKPYPISINARRYLLQANSSLAALITQWIGESWITNTEYLKQLEGLVQDRQFCAEWWQVRRTLKQNLIHLIQQQADSSIPVNSLIDVQVAPIGIASRQLLNILHIITLYIRLKVNSSTDTIQHFTHRSVPRSCILVGNLDNDDAMASSILYLIRSVATTINNDPDVQGKLQVIVLEQPREPILRALYAADVIESLARADQAVMPTTPLGFALNGALTIGTLTQPNLELQQAVGGKNCFLFGMTATTASTLTSQGYVPASYYSRNADLKQAIDAIASGYFSFGDTNAFKALGNWLFTQDPGLVLADYEAYMDCQERVSQSFQDQKHWTRMSILTTARMASLLTDRVVAADRDS
- a CDS encoding MFS transporter, with protein sequence MKSLAKKMFASLPTLDRRIWILMAGRLLSQVGTGFVLFYAAIVFVNQVGLSATAVGIGLGSQSISGVVGRILGGSLSDAPSWGRRKVLLFSAAISALADVLLTLSNNFPLFLAGNLLMGLGIGLYWPATEAVVADITTIDQRNEAYALTRLADSIGLGLGVIWGGWIIAATGAFRLLFVIDGISFLVFFGIIYGAIEETLNKRQTPQPMLHGWITALRDRPLLVFSLVNSLFTTYLALINSALPIYFNNRISLPSTGAGFSPTLLSALFTWYITLTVLCQLPIARFLKRFRNPQALSFSALAWGLGFGLVWLTGIASIGHVVWAGLALALMALATAAYNPPAASLVVGLAPDSMRGVYLSINSLCWAVGYFIGPTIGGWAMDQPQWFTDGFWVVSAFSVIIIVAILQSLDRMVQQRRPAQ
- the map gene encoding type I methionyl aminopeptidase, with amino-acid sequence MNILSNLIPKPNPAPRIKRNRRGIETKSPQEIEIMRQASRIVATVLKEISALVQPGMTTADLDAYAEKRIREMGAMPSFKGYHGFPGSICSCINDEVVHGIPSTKKTIHQGDVLKVDTGAYYQGFHGDSCITIAVGEVKPEAARLIRVAEETLYKGIEQVKAGKYLMDIAGAIQDYAEAHGFKIVEEFTGHGVGRNLHEEPSVFNIRTYDLPNAKLRSGMTLAIEPILNAGSRHTRTLSDRWTVVTVDRSLSAQFEHTVLVTEEGCEILTDRSQV
- a CDS encoding cupredoxin domain-containing protein, translated to MYSSSGNRVWFRMLSLVIGLLSYGIVWLSATENAFSAPAPSQQPATAVQVSLGNETGELVFVPDHLSFEAGQRYELRLSNPSPQKHYFTAKDFADSIWSQKVEAGNVEVKGAIHELELKPGATAEWVFIPLKPGTYELHCSIAGHAEAGMIGELTIQ
- a CDS encoding ABC transporter permease gives rise to the protein MESLQASPDIQPSSFRKVSQRFLRSISARVGLVLTVVLVVLAVLAPILSPFDPATARNFAERLQPPSLNHWFGTDGLGRDILTLVWHGIRISLLVSLVSVSLGLLIGTLLGLVAGYFRGWLETGIGWLTDILLSFPSILLAIAIASIEIRRLLPPFVTSIVNPDLLNVMIAVGVVQIPIFIRLTRSMVLSLREQAFVQTVRAFGARSGRIIFRHILPASLAPLVVQATLSIGTATLEAAGLGFLGLGAKPPTPELGTMLSDSFTNGYALSRPWTVLMPGLTITLIVLAFNLLGDGLRDSLDPRANR